One Primulina huaijiensis isolate GDHJ02 chromosome 5, ASM1229523v2, whole genome shotgun sequence DNA segment encodes these proteins:
- the LOC140977636 gene encoding uncharacterized protein gives MYTSTQGRGRGRVLGTTKSFEDGAYDRFRRMNPPEFIGGADPLVALEWVKSLEAIFDYLKFTDQDKVSCVVFMLVKAACIWWEATKVTVNVCELKWEEFKELFYAKYFSREVKAKKVKEFLELRQDSLYVAEYILKFEEGCVFVPFIAENDKDKGEHFLRGLKPEIRRDVHMGKVITYQDIVDRALLSEHDEQEIEKKQQLRRQAFQARGQGTSTSSRGGYKGKGKMEQRNKPSAPSSVMERPLCPKSGKPHKGECLVGSGRCFRCKEMGHTTMKCPLSSDKGKVQG, from the coding sequence ATGTATACCTCGACTcagggtcgtggtcgtggaagagTTCTAGGTACAACGAAAAGTTTTGAAGATGGTGCATATGATCGTTTCAGACGTATGAACCCTCCGGAGTTTATAGGTGGTGCCGATCCCCTCGtagctcttgaatgggtcaAATCATTGGAGGCTATATTTGATTACTTGAAGTTCACTGATCAAGATAAGGTTAGTTGTGTTGTCtttatgttagtcaaagctgcttgCATCTGGTGGGAAGCTACAAAAGTGACTGTCAATGTATGCGAGTTAAAATGGGAGGAGTTCAAAGAGTTATTTTATGCCAAGTATTTTTCAAGAGAAGTTAAAGCGAAGAAAGTTAAAGAATTTCTTGAGTTAAGACAAGATTCCTTATATGTTGCTGagtatatattgaaatttgaagaaGGATGTGTGTTTGTTCCGTTCATTGCTGAAAATGATAAAGACAAAGGAGAACATTTCCTTCGTGGCTTGAAACCAGAAATTCGACGGGATGTTCATATGGGAAAAGTGATTACTTATCAAGACATCGTTGATAGAGCCTTACTTTCCGAGCACGATGAACAAGAGATTGAAAAGAAACAGCAGTTAAGGAGGCAAGCTTTTCAAGCTAGAGGGCAAGGGACAAGCACTAGTTCTCGAGGTGGTTACaaaggaaaaggcaagatgGAGCAACGCAATAAACCTTCTGCGCCTTCTTCAGTTATGGAGCGACCATTATGTCCCAAGTCTGGCAAGCCACACAAGGGTGAGTGTCTAGTTGGGAGTGGAAGATGTTTTAGATGCAAGGAGATGGGACACACGACAATGAAATGTCCTCTCTCTTCTGATAAAGGAAAAGTTCAAGGCTGA